One Turneriella parva DSM 21527 genomic region harbors:
- the thiC gene encoding phosphomethylpyrimidine synthase ThiC: MEIPCRPVKLSNGDIIRLYETAGPQGYAAAQGIPKRREKWVAARRAAGDRSPTQMYYAKKGIVTEEMQFVAMRENMAVDFVMSEVARGRAIIPANINHTELEPMIIGRNFLVKINANIGNSALASSIDEEVEKLRWATRWGADTVMDLSTGKNIHQTREHILRNSPVPIGTVPIYQALEKVKGKAEDLNIDIFLETLVEQAEQGVDYFTIHAGVLLKYIPLTAKRVTGIVSRGGSIMAKWCLAHHKENFLYTHFNEICEVMKKYDVSFSLGDGLRPGSTADANDEAQFGELRTLGELTKVAWSHDVQTMIEGPGHVPMHQIKENMDLQLEICHEAPFYTLGPLVTDIAPGYDHITSAIGAAMIGWFGTAMLCYVTPKEHLGLPDKDDVKTGVITYKIAAHAADLAKNHPGARDRDDALSKARFEFRWEDQFDLSLDPETARKYHDQTLPQDGMKKAHFCSMCGPHFCSMKITQDVRELAEQGMAEKSQEFKEKGSEIYV; this comes from the coding sequence ATGGAAATTCCCTGCCGACCTGTTAAACTCTCCAATGGAGACATAATACGGCTCTATGAAACTGCCGGCCCGCAGGGTTATGCCGCCGCGCAGGGCATTCCGAAGCGGCGTGAGAAGTGGGTCGCGGCGCGGCGGGCGGCGGGTGATAGATCCCCCACGCAGATGTACTATGCCAAAAAGGGCATTGTTACAGAAGAGATGCAATTTGTCGCGATGCGTGAAAATATGGCAGTTGATTTTGTCATGAGCGAGGTGGCGCGCGGGCGCGCGATTATACCGGCGAACATTAACCATACAGAGCTTGAGCCGATGATTATCGGGCGCAACTTTCTGGTGAAGATCAACGCGAACATTGGCAATTCGGCGCTCGCCTCGTCGATCGACGAAGAGGTCGAAAAGCTGCGCTGGGCAACTAGATGGGGCGCCGACACGGTAATGGATCTTTCGACGGGCAAGAACATTCACCAGACGCGCGAGCACATTCTGCGCAATTCTCCCGTGCCGATTGGTACTGTGCCGATTTACCAGGCGCTTGAAAAGGTCAAAGGCAAGGCCGAAGATCTGAACATTGATATTTTTCTGGAGACACTGGTCGAGCAGGCAGAGCAGGGTGTGGATTATTTCACCATACACGCCGGCGTGCTGCTTAAATATATTCCGCTGACGGCGAAACGTGTCACGGGTATCGTTTCTCGCGGCGGCTCGATCATGGCGAAATGGTGCCTGGCGCACCACAAAGAAAATTTTCTCTATACGCATTTCAATGAAATCTGCGAAGTCATGAAAAAGTACGACGTGTCGTTTTCGCTGGGCGATGGGCTGCGGCCCGGGTCAACGGCTGACGCGAATGACGAGGCACAGTTTGGCGAGCTGCGCACATTGGGCGAACTCACCAAAGTCGCCTGGAGCCACGATGTGCAGACCATGATCGAGGGGCCGGGGCATGTGCCGATGCACCAGATCAAAGAAAACATGGACCTGCAGCTCGAGATCTGCCACGAAGCACCGTTCTATACCCTGGGGCCACTCGTCACCGATATCGCGCCGGGGTATGACCACATCACTTCGGCGATTGGCGCGGCGATGATTGGTTGGTTTGGCACGGCGATGCTCTGTTACGTGACGCCCAAAGAGCATTTGGGGCTGCCCGATAAAGACGACGTCAAGACGGGCGTCATCACCTATAAAATCGCCGCGCACGCTGCTGATTTAGCAAAGAACCATCCCGGCGCACGTGATCGCGACGACGCGCTCTCAAAGGCAAGGTTTGAATTTCGCTGGGAAGACCAGTTCGATCTCTCGCTCGACCCTGAAACGGCGCGCAAATACCACGACCAGACGTTGCCGCAAGACGGCATGAAGAAAGCCCACTTTTGTTCCATGTGCGGCCCGCACTTCTGTTCGATGAAGATCACGCAAGATGTGCGCGAGTTGGCTGAGCAGGGTATGGCAGAAAAATCACAGGAGTTCAAGGAAAAAGGCAGCGAGATCTACGTCTGA
- a CDS encoding radical SAM protein, with protein sequence MTPVRDMHNAQSLVKLWRHEFADLPFEAVVKQDVLRQGLSFTPAALADADFKKKDYFIFTFDRAPLSSLPDHKRVPEEIRIFTPAESGAAQGFAAALQPTVISVRLNPDSPYVVDRGADGNIVLLLSGEALAQVLFPPVPEYYRQQFSFDKPIGEVAPAIEWGYLIYLTVFRNCQYFGKDEECQFCDINHNWRQQKREGRPYTGVKDPAHIVEALEKIAASDSVAKAFTITGGSVTGKLQGKDEIEFYLQYPRAMSAALKERFISKMVIQAWELDDCKKAIDAGVRIYHPNYEVWDADLFKKICPGKERFIGRENWISRVVASAEAFGAMNVIPNFVGGVEMADGVGFSDEDQAVASTSEGLEFFMSKGIVPRFTTWCPEPFTPLGESAPPPLTYYLKLLRNYRAIHRKYQLPVPPGYGEAGVGKAVFSVSAFMDVL encoded by the coding sequence ATGACTCCAGTTCGAGATATGCACAACGCACAGAGCCTCGTTAAACTCTGGCGCCATGAGTTTGCCGACCTGCCGTTTGAAGCGGTCGTTAAACAGGATGTCTTGCGCCAAGGCCTTTCTTTCACTCCGGCGGCGCTCGCCGATGCCGATTTCAAAAAGAAAGACTATTTTATCTTCACGTTTGATCGCGCGCCGCTGTCTTCATTGCCCGACCACAAACGCGTTCCCGAAGAAATCCGCATTTTCACCCCGGCCGAATCTGGCGCTGCGCAGGGCTTTGCTGCAGCATTGCAGCCGACGGTAATTTCGGTGCGCCTTAACCCTGATTCACCGTACGTCGTCGACCGCGGTGCAGACGGCAACATCGTTCTGTTACTCTCTGGCGAGGCGCTCGCGCAGGTGCTTTTTCCTCCGGTACCCGAATATTACCGGCAGCAATTTTCGTTTGATAAACCGATCGGCGAAGTTGCGCCCGCGATCGAATGGGGATATCTCATCTATCTGACGGTCTTTCGCAATTGCCAGTATTTCGGTAAAGACGAAGAGTGCCAGTTCTGCGATATCAACCACAACTGGCGGCAGCAAAAGCGCGAAGGCCGGCCTTACACCGGCGTCAAAGACCCCGCACACATCGTCGAAGCACTCGAAAAAATCGCTGCGAGCGACAGTGTCGCGAAAGCCTTTACGATTACCGGCGGGTCGGTTACGGGCAAACTGCAGGGTAAAGATGAGATAGAGTTTTATCTGCAATATCCCCGGGCGATGAGCGCTGCACTGAAAGAGCGGTTCATTTCAAAGATGGTGATTCAGGCGTGGGAGCTCGACGACTGCAAGAAGGCGATCGATGCCGGCGTGAGAATTTACCACCCCAACTATGAAGTTTGGGATGCAGACCTGTTTAAAAAAATCTGCCCAGGCAAAGAACGCTTCATCGGCCGTGAAAACTGGATCAGTCGCGTCGTCGCGTCTGCTGAGGCTTTTGGGGCGATGAACGTGATACCCAATTTCGTCGGCGGTGTTGAAATGGCCGACGGTGTGGGATTCAGCGATGAAGACCAGGCGGTCGCCTCTACGAGCGAGGGCCTCGAGTTTTTTATGAGCAAAGGCATCGTGCCGCGCTTCACCACATGGTGTCCCGAACCTTTCACGCCATTGGGTGAAAGTGCGCCGCCGCCGCTCACCTATTATCTAAAACTCTTGCGCAACTACCGCGCGATACACCGTAAATACCAGCTGCCCGTACCGCCTGGTTATGGCGAAGCTGGTGTCGGCAAGGCTGTGTTTAGTGTCAGTGCCTTTATGGACGTCCTGTAA
- a CDS encoding alpha/beta hydrolase family protein: protein MKPRMLFVLALVASPFVAASAHTVSGVTAPVTQFKPGRYPVTVKLDNALFAKAGVEGTLIVPPGVSGAAPVVVFFHGNSRDKKLHKKGADFLVKGAAANRVILLSMQNWWSLSGDHVEGFDDSRRATNLLLQQLVSSGVAQGDKVFLSGFSAGGFTAIASFIQSIHYNEMMGDKDANYFDYAGVISMKGNFYPQFFMPDPMLDPDQRRARYGELTRNKKVILTVGGKKDAPRVQKQAPECRDFLRDWGVQPDYREFPNEGHNPAQTNIDLLWQMIN from the coding sequence ATGAAACCACGTATGCTTTTTGTCCTCGCGCTCGTCGCCAGTCCATTTGTGGCGGCGAGCGCGCACACCGTGTCGGGCGTAACCGCGCCAGTCACCCAGTTTAAGCCCGGGCGCTACCCGGTAACCGTGAAACTCGACAACGCTCTCTTCGCCAAAGCCGGCGTCGAAGGTACGCTTATTGTTCCCCCGGGGGTGAGCGGCGCTGCGCCGGTCGTGGTGTTCTTTCACGGCAACTCGCGCGACAAGAAGTTGCATAAGAAAGGAGCAGATTTTCTGGTTAAAGGCGCGGCCGCGAACCGTGTTATTCTGCTCAGCATGCAAAACTGGTGGTCACTTTCGGGCGATCACGTCGAAGGCTTCGACGATTCGCGGCGCGCGACGAACCTCTTGCTGCAACAGCTCGTCTCTTCAGGCGTCGCGCAGGGCGACAAAGTTTTTCTCAGCGGCTTTTCGGCGGGCGGTTTCACCGCAATCGCGAGTTTCATACAGAGTATTCACTATAACGAGATGATGGGCGACAAAGACGCAAATTATTTTGACTATGCGGGCGTCATCAGCATGAAAGGCAATTTTTATCCGCAGTTCTTTATGCCTGACCCCATGCTCGACCCCGACCAGCGCCGGGCGCGGTATGGTGAACTGACCCGCAATAAGAAGGTTATACTGACAGTCGGCGGCAAAAAAGACGCACCGCGCGTGCAGAAACAGGCGCCTGAGTGCCGCGATTTTTTACGCGACTGGGGAGTTCAGCCGGACTACCGTGAGTTTCCGAATGAGGGGCATAACCCCGCACAGACGAATATTGATCTGTTGTGGCAAATGATCAATTGA
- a CDS encoding COX15/CtaA family protein, which produces MRKYAVFVLIYTLVVILFGAYVRISGSGAGCGEHWPTCDGEVVPGDLIKNHAKTIEYTHRLTSGLSGLFVLALVLGVMRGRPQNQPARRWALFSLLFIISEGLLGASLVLFRWVGMDASIGRGLMMPLHLGNTYLLLTALALTVKALATEAAPRLTRNRAILIGAALLLITGMFGAIAALGDTLFPGTKGIVTEGHTYLKLRNIHPFIAVLTIGHILAVAVRRRDEYNAETIGRWHLCDAVAFLAALQGIIGIANIVLSAPAYMQIVHLLGSDILWITYSIWLFSAARPPEPAAV; this is translated from the coding sequence ATGCGCAAGTATGCTGTATTTGTACTGATCTATACCCTGGTCGTGATTCTGTTCGGCGCCTATGTACGCATTTCAGGTTCTGGCGCCGGCTGCGGTGAACACTGGCCGACCTGCGATGGCGAAGTCGTACCCGGCGATCTCATCAAGAACCATGCAAAGACCATTGAATACACGCACCGGCTGACGAGCGGCCTTTCGGGACTCTTCGTGCTGGCGCTGGTTTTGGGTGTCATGCGCGGCAGGCCACAAAACCAACCTGCCCGGCGCTGGGCACTCTTCTCGCTGCTTTTCATTATCAGCGAAGGTCTGCTCGGCGCGTCGCTCGTGCTGTTTCGCTGGGTAGGTATGGATGCCTCTATCGGTCGCGGCCTGATGATGCCGCTACACCTCGGTAACACCTACCTGCTGCTGACGGCGCTCGCATTGACGGTGAAAGCGCTCGCTACCGAAGCCGCACCCCGTCTGACGCGCAACCGCGCTATACTAATCGGTGCCGCGCTTTTGCTCATTACCGGCATGTTCGGCGCGATCGCAGCGCTCGGCGACACGCTTTTTCCCGGCACCAAAGGCATCGTGACCGAAGGGCACACTTATCTGAAACTCAGAAACATTCACCCGTTTATCGCGGTACTCACGATCGGTCATATTCTTGCAGTCGCGGTCAGGCGCCGCGACGAATATAATGCAGAGACGATCGGCAGGTGGCACCTCTGCGATGCCGTGGCCTTTCTTGCCGCGCTTCAGGGTATCATCGGTATCGCGAACATCGTGCTGAGCGCCCCCGCCTATATGCAGATCGTACATCTGCTCGGCTCAGATATTCTCTGGATCACGTACAGTATCTGGCTATTTTCAGCGGCGCGGCCCCCTGAACCCGCCGCAGTCTGA